catcgaactgttaacaaattttgtagcGAAATGGCGAccgaaataaaaagtttttgttttaattgtacCCAATGATTTATTAATCAatgttttagtgttttttttttttaattttaaacataaacaaattGGCCTATCAGCAAATTTCGTTTGAACCAttacttttcaaattttctatCACTTTTTTGCTGTGCCATTTAACAAAATGTTAATGAACACTTAAtcaactcattttaaaaaaactaatatttcaaaaaaaaaatattaaataaagttaaaaaaaaacttatttttttcaaaattttataaaattttaatattatggtAAATTTAACGCTTCTGTATGAAAATTTCTGTTGAAATcagcgatataaaaaaaactatacaggTAGGTACTATTAAAAAAGATATCAACGGTACCTACCtcccatttttgtttaatttcaaagaaatgaCATTTTCTGCAACATTACACAACAATATTGTGAAGAAATCGTTAGtgtcgtgtaaaaaaaaaaacaaatatagacACTTTTATTTTGGTTATGACAGTTGCTGTTggttttggtcaaaaaaaaattcaatttccttcTAAAATGTCgttcaaaatttttgacaagCTTGAAGACAATCGTTCTGGAGGCTAAGCCTATATATTTGGGATTTTATTTTGCCGGAAAATGAAATAATGTTATTGTTGCAATTTTATATtgcctccaaatttttttttttttgttgttttttttttttttttttttttttgaggcaaTAAATAATTGCAACAATAACTAAGGCTATAGCTCGACCTGAATCCTGAATGTTTACCTATTTAGAAATGttcgttaaaaaaatcatattaaaatcTGTCTAGTTATTTCAGAGAATGTCAGAAAAACATTTCTCTAGGAAAAAGCTTTAAAAGCGTTGAAATTCGCAAATGTCTCTGaggaaattaaactttttacaGTCTCCATTAAACAATAAGTAccaagtttttatttgatttcaagACTCCCCTACCTACCTTTTTTATgatctataaaattaaaaaaaaatcccttcaTGGGATTAAGTTTTAGCTCGTAGAAGACAGAACCTGAAACATTTTTCATGCTAGAGTATTAATTTATCCTTTTACTTATAATTTCTAGGTCCGTCATTTTAACAACACTGCCTTAGATAGTGGCGCCATTTTTCAGCCTGGTATTGGACCATATCACTTCGAAGAAGAACCTATCAAACGTCATGCCTACTATCAATGGGTTCCATTTGTTCTATTCGGACAAGCTCTATGTTTCTTAGTGCCacatttttgttggaaaaaatgGGAAGGTAAAACCTCcattaagactttttttaatttaagtgacATTTTAGTTTGTTTGTCTTCGTTTCTTTTTTGTAGGTGGTCGCGTAAAACAACTTGTTCTTGGCTTCAAAATGGCTGGTCTCTCAAGATATATTCATCAAAAGTTAAAATTCGGTGAAACAGAAATCCCATCGATGGAAGACACTGAACAACGTGTCCAGGATATTCGACGAGAAATCAAATATCGTATGCGTTTAAATAGTCAATGGGGAATTCATCTTATGATGGCCGAATGGATGAACTTGTTCAATATTGTTCTTCAAATATGGTGGACTGATGTATTTCTAAGTGGACAATTTTACAGTCTTGGTTTTAAAGTCCTATCGGAAAATTGGAACAATAAAATGGATATTCTCGATGTGGTATTTCCCAAAGTTACAAAATGTCATTTCAATAAATTTGGTCCTTCCGGTTCGATGCAAGTTCACGATACACTCTGTGTGATGGCTTTGAATATTATCAATGAGAAAATTTACACAATACTTTGGTTTTGGTTtgcttttattttgatgatgtCAATTTTGGCAGTTACTTGGAGATTTGTTAC
This DNA window, taken from Episyrphus balteatus chromosome 2, idEpiBalt1.1, whole genome shotgun sequence, encodes the following:
- the LOC129909037 gene encoding innexin inx7, with amino-acid sequence MLKTFESLKPFLHPTKVYTDNFLFKLHYRFTFIILLIATVLVTSRQYIGEHIKCISGSIPEHIINTFCFFTTTFTVVRHFNNTALDSGAIFQPGIGPYHFEEEPIKRHAYYQWVPFVLFGQALCFLVPHFCWKKWEGGRVKQLVLGFKMAGLSRYIHQKLKFGETEIPSMEDTEQRVQDIRREIKYRMRLNSQWGIHLMMAEWMNLFNIVLQIWWTDVFLSGQFYSLGFKVLSENWNNKMDILDVVFPKVTKCHFNKFGPSGSMQVHDTLCVMALNIINEKIYTILWFWFAFILMMSILAVTWRFVTLMMYKSEWFSEKAFRSTKAGRHVNKRDLDTVIYECNFSNWMFLYFLASNLSDFLFNKIIKNLAAEFSEFHPNPAYDNQQNLRLVSEKPGISSIDTVDGAPLLKGEGSKTD